The segment TATTGTGGCAATTATATTTGATGTAACAGCTATTTTAATTGGTTATTTATATCTTTTCTCTAGATTTGAAAAACCATATAGAAAGATTTTACCGACAAAGAAAAACTTTATAGAATTCTGTGAAGTTTTTTTCAATCTAATAACTTTTAATAGAAGAAAAAAGTTTGATTCAACATATAGTGATAGTTATAATATTATGTTTTTTACACTTTTTCATATATTATTAGTATTTATGCTTTTAACTGGACTTCAAATGTATGTTCATGGTTTAGCTTCAGGACAAAGTTCAATTGGAGCATGGTGGCCATGGCTTTTACATTTTTCTACTGACTGGACACTTTGGGTATTTGGTGGAAATATGGGTGTTAGAATTGCACATCATACAGCTATGTATCTTTTATTGATGTGGGTTTTTTCACATATTTATTATCAAATTTGGAGAACGATTTTTTGGAGAGAAGGAGACATCAATATTGTATTTGGTGGAACAAAATTTATAAATGATGAAGTTAACTCTAAAAATCTAGATAAATAGAAGTTATGAGCATAGCTCATAACTTCTATTACTTACATAATATATCCATAAGTAAAAGTTGTTTTGTTTTTGAATGTATTAAATAAATATGAAGGTTATATATGAGAAATATAGTAATAGGAGTTGGAAATCTACTTTTTAAAGATGAGGGAGTAGGTATTTTAGCTGCTAAATATTTAGATGAAAATTATAAATTTGAAGGTGATATAGAGATTATTGATGGGGGAACTTTAGGTTTTAAATTGATGACTTATTTTCAAGAGTATGATAATGTTATTATTTTAGATACTGTCTCTATTGAAGATAAAGTAGGGGATATTTATAGACTTCCTTCTGATGTTTTGTTGGGGCTTGGTCAGTATAGAAAAACAGCCCATGAAGTTGAAATTGTAGAGATGTTAGAGATATGTTCTGTATTAGATAAACATGCAGAAGTAACAATAATTGGTATTATTCCTGAAGATATTGTTAGTGTTCAAATTGGACTTACAAAAACTATTGAAGATAAGTTTATAGGATTAATAAATCAGGCTCTTACTGATATTGAAAACTTAGGAATAAAAGTAGAAAAGAATGAAGAACAAAAATCTATTTCTCAAATTTGTAAAGGAATCTTGGGATCATATAACGATGAATATGATGAACGAATACCAAATGAAGAGGATACTACAAGATGAAACTATTTTACAAAATAGAATTTAACAGTACAAACTTATATTATAAACATATTTTAGAAAATCTAATAGAAGAGTATGACATCAATGCAAATGTGAAACAATACATCGGTTTTATTTTAATAACATGCAATGATAGTGAAGAAAAAATTGAAGGCTTTTTCAAATATTTAGGTGAAACCTTACCTTTATCAGTATTTTTAAAAAATTCATATGTTGTTAATGATTTTGATGAATCCATAGAAGAGATTGAAGATAAAAATATACTTCAAAATGTCCTTACTTTTACTAATAAAGATATTAAAAATATAATAAACGAAAATACAAATATTGATTTTTCAAATGATATTAAAAGAATAAAAGAGGGAAAGATTTCTAAAATAGAGACACATAATGGACTTAAAAATATATTTTTGCCTTCAAAAGCTTTAAGAGAAGAGTTTGAATCTAAAAATTGTGAAGTAAAACTTTTCATTTGTAACATAAATAAATTATCAGAATTATTTTCTTTGAATCAAAAGGACTTACAACTTCTTTGTTCTATTGAAAGACCTTTAGTAAAATTAAAATTCAATATTTTAGAAAATAAAGAAAAAGAGTATTCAAAAAGTAATTTTATATATGCAAAACTTCCAGATGATAAAGAGACTATACTTTTTGCAAATGCTTTGCAAAAAGAAGGTATTGACTATTTACTTTATGTAAAAGAAGAGAGTTTACAAGACGGACTTAAAGTTACTTATTTTAATAGTGACAATATAATTATAAATGGAGAAAAATCTCTGTTTCCAAAATATGATTATAATTTAAACAAAAAGTATAATAATTCAAAGGAATTTTTTGGTGATAATGGAGGAGTTATAAAAGCTACACTTGCAACAAATAATAAGAGAATAAAACCAAGTGTATCTATATATTTTTCATATAACAGTGATAATAGTTCTATTTCCTTGAATATTCCAGGAAAAGGACTAAGAGATATTATTTTAATTCCAAATATTATTTATGATATTAATAATGCGATGGAAGAAATATCTCTAATTGATGAAAATACAGCAAGATTGATAATAAATTATAAAAATAAGTTCTCACAAAACTTTAATAAAGAATTTAAAAATAAAGATATAAATGGATTTGAATCAATCTTAAATATTGCCTCTTATGTACTTGGATTAGAAGATTATTTAGACTTTGAAAATGCTGCTTTTAATTGTAATGTTAAAAGTGGATTACAAATTGATATGAAACTAATAAAGATTGATAATATAAATTATTTGGACTATAGACGGATCATTCAAAGTATAATGAGTTATAAAATGGCAGATGTATCAAATGAAATATTGGCTTATTCTTTTTATGAGAGTTTAAGTGAATTTATTACTAATCAAGTTGATACACTTAAAAAAGAGTTGAATTTCAATGATGTTATTTTATGTGGAAATATGTTTTCCAATTCTCTTCTTTTAGAAAAAACTTATAAGATTTTCACTAAAACATTTAATACAATTATTCCAAAAGAATATCCATTAGACATGGAGTTTTAAAATATTATTTTTTTAAAAGTACCAATAAGTAACATATGATCATAATTATTTTACAAAATTAACTTTTATTATAAAGTTAAGATTAAGTTAAGAATCTTATTTGTAATATTCATTAATGAACAAGCGTTCATTATAATAATAAAAGATTTAAAGTTAAAAGCCAACTTCTTTTTGAAGCTGGTTT is part of the Arcobacter sp. F2176 genome and harbors:
- a CDS encoding cytochrome b/b6 domain-containing protein → MTPVMRIIHWTNAICMIVAVATGLYIGHPYYQTFIADPAVDKYVMAWNRWGHFIVAIIFDVTAILIGYLYLFSRFEKPYRKILPTKKNFIEFCEVFFNLITFNRRKKFDSTYSDSYNIMFFTLFHILLVFMLLTGLQMYVHGLASGQSSIGAWWPWLLHFSTDWTLWVFGGNMGVRIAHHTAMYLLLMWVFSHIYYQIWRTIFWREGDINIVFGGTKFINDEVNSKNLDK
- a CDS encoding HyaD/HybD family hydrogenase maturation endopeptidase, which encodes MRNIVIGVGNLLFKDEGVGILAAKYLDENYKFEGDIEIIDGGTLGFKLMTYFQEYDNVIILDTVSIEDKVGDIYRLPSDVLLGLGQYRKTAHEVEIVEMLEICSVLDKHAEVTIIGIIPEDIVSVQIGLTKTIEDKFIGLINQALTDIENLGIKVEKNEEQKSISQICKGILGSYNDEYDERIPNEEDTTR